The Winslowiella toletana region TTCATGGTGCTCGGTGGCAGTCTGCCAGATATCAGCCAGCAGTATCCGTAAGGCTGACTGATATCTCTCTGTTTTATCAGTTAAACAGGCGCAACAACTAGTTCAGTGAGGCCAGGTCCTCGGCGCGGAAGCCGTGTAAATCTGCTGCCCGACCCGTGCGAACTTTCTGAACCCAGCCCGGGTCAGAGAGCAGCGCACGCCCTACCGCTATCAGGTCAAACTCCTCACGCTCCATGCGGGTGTAGAGGTTATCCAGCGCGGCAGTGCCGGAGCCTTGCCCACCAAAGGCTCCAAAGAAATCCCCGGACAGCCCGACAGAGCCCACGCTGATGGTGGCAGCACCGGTCAGCTTCTTCGCCCAGCCGGCGAAATTCAGACCTTCGTTACCGTCCTGCTCAGGAAACTCCGGCTCCCAGAACCGGCGCTGAGAACAGTGCAGAATATCAACACCGGCCTCAACCAGCGGAGCCAGCCACTCCGTCATTTCCTGAGGCGTATTGGCCAGACGCGCAGCATATTCCTGCTGCTTCCACTGGCTGACGCGCAGTATCAGCGGAAAATCTGCCCCGACGGCGTTACGCACCGCACGGACGATTTCTGCGGCAAAACGTGAGCGCTGTGCGATGGTGCTGCCGCCGAAAGCGTCAGTGCGCTGATTGGTCGCCGCCCAGAAAAACTGATCAATAAGATAACCGTGTGCGCCATGAAGCTCTACGGTGTCAAATCCGAGGCGTTTAGCATCTGCCGCAGCCTGGGCAAACGCCGCGACGGTATCGGCAATGTCCTCTTCGCTCATGGCTACGCCGCGCGCATCACCAGGCCCGACCA contains the following coding sequences:
- a CDS encoding NADH:flavin oxidoreductase, with amino-acid sequence MSDNILFSPFTLKGLTLANRIVMAPMTRGMAPAGVPGEANADYYRRRAEGEAGLILTEGTVVDRPASRNMPGIPFFHGEESLAGWKQVADVVHRAGGRIGPQIWHTGSTRGGEWQPEAPVESPSGLVGPGDARGVAMSEEDIADTVAAFAQAAADAKRLGFDTVELHGAHGYLIDQFFWAATNQRTDAFGGSTIAQRSRFAAEIVRAVRNAVGADFPLILRVSQWKQQEYAARLANTPQEMTEWLAPLVEAGVDILHCSQRRFWEPEFPEQDGNEGLNFAGWAKKLTGAATISVGSVGLSGDFFGAFGGQGSGTAALDNLYTRMEREEFDLIAVGRALLSDPGWVQKVRTGRAADLHGFRAEDLASLN